A window of the Bacteroides thetaiotaomicron VPI-5482 genome harbors these coding sequences:
- a CDS encoding relaxase/mobilization nuclease domain-containing protein, translated as MIAKIKTRTDFGGIVNYANDQKNKKKSATLLAHEGVCTISNKAIADFFQIQASMRPKVKSPVKHVSLAFSSQDISRFPDNEEGDALMVEIAKKWMEQMGIRNTQYIIARHHDTKHPHCHLVFNRIDNEGNLISDSNERIRNAKVCRALTKEYGFYFAPKNSKARNKSRLRPHQLRKYNLRSSVLDAQVNSRSWNDFISTLKGQGIDMRFNHAENSDKIRGISFCMDEFSIAGSKLDRDLSFNNLCTMLGDVAAELIIQPHQVITPGGGGGTNNEQGGRDDKDKDNQRSEPFYKPSKRRR; from the coding sequence ATGATAGCAAAGATTAAAACAAGAACCGATTTTGGAGGAATAGTGAATTACGCCAATGACCAAAAGAACAAGAAAAAGAGTGCCACACTTTTGGCACACGAAGGAGTCTGCACCATTAGTAATAAAGCCATCGCTGATTTTTTTCAGATACAAGCATCCATGCGCCCGAAAGTAAAAAGTCCGGTGAAACACGTATCACTTGCTTTTTCTTCGCAAGACATTAGCCGTTTTCCCGATAATGAAGAAGGAGATGCGCTGATGGTGGAGATTGCCAAGAAATGGATGGAACAAATGGGGATTCGTAATACTCAATATATCATAGCCCGGCATCACGACACGAAACATCCTCATTGCCATTTGGTATTCAATCGGATAGACAATGAAGGCAATCTTATTTCTGACAGCAATGAAAGAATACGCAATGCAAAAGTTTGTCGTGCTTTGACTAAAGAGTATGGATTTTACTTTGCCCCTAAAAATAGTAAAGCCAGAAATAAAAGTCGTTTGCGTCCTCACCAATTACGGAAGTATAATCTTCGTTCTTCAGTTCTTGATGCGCAGGTAAATTCTCGTTCTTGGAATGACTTTATTAGTACGCTCAAAGGTCAGGGCATAGATATGCGTTTTAATCATGCTGAGAACTCTGATAAAATTCGTGGTATATCCTTTTGTATGGATGAATTTAGCATTGCTGGTTCTAAACTTGACCGTGATTTGAGCTTCAACAACCTTTGCACTATGTTGGGTGATGTAGCTGCGGAACTGATTATTCAACCCCATCAAGTCATAACTCCCGGTGGAGGTGGAGGAACCAACAATGAACAAGGCGGGCGGGATGATAAAGACAAGGATAACCAAAGAAGCGAACCTTTTTATAAACCTTCAAAACGTAGAAGATAA
- a CDS encoding helicase-related protein: protein MNNTLIDNSIEALSMTTTLRKCLAIDGIKTVSIATGYWDIPGLAILQENLRSFIEKEGTTLRLLIGKDPYIYVNQLKSPKYKDANYPLDFIKTDIHELNVTEEYKDAIRLLLDYCTENNDSKIQIRVFRKNENDETQFLHSKCYIFDGKSNGIGIGIVGSTNFTQKGLQGNAELNYIETAPNQVLSLDEIPGNKSHLIWFNEKWEISEPWNKQFLEQILKSAPITDDVEKERKSEQQSFTPYELYIKLLQIKFGDIVDKSLGQQIETYLPANIHKLEYQIEAVKRCIGIMHEHGGFMLADVVGLGKTIIGTLIIKRFLSVPEDDGRERKVLVITPPAIQSGWKKTIAMFDKNSDEKIAPYIDFITTGRIGNVAEDESCEDDDDDSRDSGDFGGTLQEKNYGFIVIDESHKFRNSATLMYQSLDELIQKICSNTGVYPYVGLLSATPQNNRPNDLKNQIYLFERNHNDSTLKKAESGNIERFFADVNREYESLIDRSNDIPADERRQRLDAVSKRLRDCVLSDILERRTRTDVEKYYKDDMESQGLIFPKIVGPNNLEYIMDDELAQLFSDTMTIIAPTEAEKLQTDEWLKYFRYRAIEYFTDPANERKHTGRGNRGVNDVAKQLAIIMQILLVKRLESSFTAFTQSLLNLRRYTENMIKMWENDTIFVCPQIDVNKELDYETKTLKRGRRVSFNDCVEEIRAKITKLTEQGRNEKGQNAEYNRKDFKEEYYIQLKEDFRLISNLYDRWAKNPQDPKFDAFKENIKPELFNPQKNTSGKLVIFSEAIDTVQSLARAVKAKGYKALVITAANRDEMEHTIEENFDANYEGVWKDDYNVIITTEVLAEGVNLHRANVILNYDTPWNSTRLMQRIGRVNRIGSKEPFVYVYNFMPSAEGDAQIQLVRKAHTKLQSFHVLFGEDSKIFSEEESVVHYDIAKAVDGEESPLQKYVYELKQYKDTHPERYLQIEQADKDWQIAQAASGTAYFIVKAPHSARLAIRIRTEAEGLYNAKIISLLELLEDMRVKENAKRVPLPDNWRQLSAEAIKTYNQYFVRINKSRAGDKATAAKEMLVKINNTPSLSLQSKILLKNARKFIDRGSFDIIKKVLAIGQELEERGLRLFAIEQQDIDEILEREIGKLVAHVESKQGEASIVLGTIK, encoded by the coding sequence ATGAATAATACACTTATAGATAATTCCATAGAAGCACTTTCAATGACAACAACATTGAGAAAATGCTTAGCCATTGATGGTATTAAAACAGTTAGTATTGCCACAGGCTATTGGGATATTCCCGGTTTAGCTATACTACAAGAAAATTTGAGGTCTTTCATTGAAAAAGAAGGAACAACGCTTCGTTTACTTATAGGAAAAGACCCTTATATATACGTAAATCAATTAAAGTCACCTAAATATAAAGATGCAAATTATCCGCTGGACTTCATAAAAACTGATATCCACGAACTTAATGTTACTGAGGAATATAAAGATGCTATACGTCTGCTTCTTGATTATTGTACGGAAAACAATGATTCAAAGATTCAGATTCGTGTATTTCGAAAAAATGAAAATGACGAAACTCAATTTTTACATTCTAAGTGTTACATCTTTGACGGAAAGTCAAACGGCATTGGTATTGGTATCGTGGGTAGTACAAATTTTACACAAAAAGGATTACAAGGTAACGCTGAATTAAACTATATTGAAACAGCTCCAAATCAAGTGTTATCGCTTGATGAAATACCTGGTAATAAATCTCATTTGATATGGTTTAATGAAAAATGGGAAATATCTGAACCTTGGAACAAACAATTCTTAGAACAAATCCTTAAATCTGCACCTATAACAGATGACGTGGAAAAAGAACGCAAAAGTGAACAACAATCATTCACTCCATACGAACTATATATCAAATTGCTACAAATTAAGTTTGGTGACATTGTAGACAAATCACTCGGACAACAGATAGAAACTTATCTGCCAGCGAACATCCACAAACTGGAATATCAAATAGAAGCTGTTAAGAGGTGTATCGGCATTATGCACGAACATGGTGGCTTTATGTTGGCAGATGTGGTGGGACTTGGCAAGACGATTATTGGTACGCTCATCATCAAGCGTTTCTTGTCCGTACCAGAAGACGATGGACGAGAACGTAAAGTATTGGTCATTACTCCTCCTGCCATTCAATCGGGTTGGAAGAAGACTATAGCCATGTTCGACAAAAATTCTGACGAGAAGATTGCGCCATACATTGACTTCATTACAACTGGACGCATCGGAAATGTTGCCGAAGATGAGAGCTGCGAAGATGACGATGACGACAGCCGCGATTCTGGCGATTTTGGTGGAACACTCCAAGAAAAGAATTATGGCTTTATTGTCATTGACGAAAGCCATAAGTTCCGCAACAGTGCCACATTGATGTACCAGTCTCTTGATGAACTGATACAGAAGATTTGTTCTAATACAGGGGTATATCCATACGTGGGTCTTCTTTCTGCCACACCGCAGAACAACCGACCAAATGACTTGAAGAATCAGATTTACCTTTTTGAGAGAAACCACAATGACAGTACATTGAAGAAGGCTGAAAGTGGTAATATCGAAAGGTTCTTTGCAGATGTCAACCGAGAATATGAATCGCTGATAGATAGAAGCAACGACATACCAGCAGATGAGCGCCGCCAACGCTTGGATGCCGTGTCAAAGAGACTACGTGATTGCGTGTTAAGTGATATTCTAGAACGCCGAACAAGAACTGACGTTGAGAAATATTACAAGGATGATATGGAATCACAAGGCTTGATATTTCCCAAAATTGTTGGACCTAACAATCTTGAATACATCATGGATGACGAGTTGGCTCAACTGTTCTCTGATACTATGACAATCATTGCTCCAACGGAGGCAGAAAAGTTGCAGACTGACGAGTGGTTAAAATATTTCCGCTATCGTGCCATTGAATATTTTACTGACCCTGCCAACGAAAGAAAACATACTGGTCGAGGCAATCGTGGTGTCAACGACGTTGCCAAGCAGCTTGCAATCATCATGCAGATTCTTCTTGTGAAGCGTCTTGAAAGTTCGTTCACTGCTTTCACCCAATCCCTGTTGAACCTGCGACGTTACACAGAGAACATGATTAAGATGTGGGAGAACGACACAATTTTCGTTTGTCCGCAAATTGACGTAAACAAAGAACTTGACTATGAAACCAAAACATTGAAACGTGGTAGACGTGTTTCGTTTAATGATTGTGTAGAAGAAATCAGAGCCAAGATAACAAAATTGACGGAACAAGGGCGTAACGAGAAGGGACAGAATGCAGAATATAACCGCAAAGACTTCAAGGAGGAATACTATATCCAACTGAAAGAAGACTTCCGACTCATTTCTAATCTCTATGATCGATGGGCGAAAAACCCACAAGACCCGAAATTTGATGCATTCAAAGAGAATATCAAGCCAGAATTGTTTAATCCACAAAAGAATACCTCTGGAAAATTGGTTATCTTCTCGGAAGCTATAGACACAGTACAATCGCTTGCGAGAGCGGTAAAGGCAAAGGGGTATAAGGCACTTGTCATTACTGCTGCCAATCGTGATGAGATGGAACACACGATTGAGGAAAATTTCGATGCCAATTACGAAGGTGTTTGGAAGGATGACTACAATGTTATCATTACAACAGAGGTCTTGGCAGAAGGTGTGAACCTCCACCGTGCCAATGTTATTCTGAACTATGATACTCCTTGGAACTCCACTCGCCTGATGCAGCGCATAGGTCGTGTAAACCGTATCGGCAGTAAAGAGCCTTTTGTCTATGTTTATAACTTCATGCCAAGTGCAGAAGGCGATGCGCAGATTCAGTTGGTTCGCAAGGCACATACCAAGTTACAATCCTTCCATGTCCTGTTTGGTGAAGACAGTAAGATTTTCTCGGAAGAAGAAAGTGTGGTACATTACGATATTGCCAAAGCTGTTGACGGTGAGGAATCACCTTTGCAGAAGTATGTATATGAACTGAAACAATACAAGGATACTCACCCTGAACGTTATCTGCAAATAGAACAAGCTGATAAAGACTGGCAGATAGCACAGGCTGCAAGTGGAACGGCATATTTCATAGTAAAAGCACCACACTCTGCAAGGCTTGCAATTAGAATACGTACAGAAGCCGAGGGTCTGTATAACGCCAAAATAATTTCTTTGCTTGAACTGCTTGAAGATATGCGTGTGAAAGAAAATGCCAAACGTGTTCCATTACCAGATAACTGGCGACAGCTTTCGGCAGAAGCCATAAAGACTTATAACCAATACTTTGTCCGCATCAACAAGTCAAGGGCTGGTGACAAGGCTACGGCTGCAAAAGAAATGTTGGTGAAAATTAACAACACACCTAGTTTATCACTACAATCCAAGATTTTGCTGAAAAATGCTCGTAAGTTTATTGACCGAGGAAGTTTTGATATTATCAAAAAAGTATTGGCTATTGGTCAGGAATTAGAAGAGCGGGGTTTACGTCTCTTTGCCATAGAGCAACAAGATATAGACGAGATTCTGGAGCGAGAAATCGGCAAACTCGTAGCCCATGTGGAAAGTAAACAAGGCGAAGCATCTATTGTATTAGGAACCATCAAGTAA
- a CDS encoding Eco57I restriction-modification methylase domain-containing protein: MNKESLKEYLSSRYQGWSSFLNNVIFPIFGEDDFEDGFETELLESQPERRQLAEATGIRSIKQVGMMYVGVEPLQIFDVTVSDRVMMEHNRVNIQRLIRAVMDQFSCAFMLFHYEDDTRWDWRFTYCRKSGNKEESTDSKRYTFLLGPGQSCRTATDNFIALYDKRNSLEIKDIENAFNVEALSKEFFGKYKAQYEAFVNYMVDPTNGMRQHFIDTGFDHTGMAADKIRDREEKPIRDYVKKLLGRIVFLHFLQKKGWLGVPASKEWGEGDRDFMLNIFKNANERQKENFLDDILEDLFTEGLDRNRSDQGDLYDTKVEGFRNCRIPYLNGGLFERDILDKKPSHFPASYFNGLLTMLSQYNFTIDENDPNDAEVGVDPEMLGRIFENLLEDNKDKGAFYTPKEIVQYMCRESLIAYLQTDMREEDKECIRQFVTTHDASQLGELKEYIDQKLYDVKICDPAIGSGAFPMGLLRELFFCRSAIEPNIVENAANIKRHIIQNNIYGVDIERGAVDIARLRFWLSLIVDEKSPEALPNLDFKIMQGNSLLEQYKGVDLSTMTEKKIGAGESLTFFDSMLDVYRKNLRDKLTEYYACPEHDKKMQLRKDIADIVKQELVEQGIHIDFEDMDLSANSQFFLWHTWFHDVFSRPSKEGFDIVIGNPPYGAKISSIDKACFKHIFTSAQTIPNIQKGSLDTFSLFIDLGYQILHTKGNAIFIVPLSVTASDAMSGLHRLLINHCDEIYVSSYGDRPRRIFESAEQQVSIISFKKSSNKATRIMTTHINKRYSDESLWLLLDDLKFVNALHHIRNGRIPKIGNEIELGILCKLERCVTTIKDVYKREGLPIYYRKAGGRYYKIITKIPTHSSAEGELKVREKYQSLVGAALSSNLFYWFWLIHSDWHNLRSSELEMFPIPFESFSDEELDKINTLYDTYLNDLYSKSQTTKTGLKCFFARQSKMHIDAIDKFIGEKYGLSEIEIKFLINYDYQYRNAE, from the coding sequence ATGAATAAGGAGTCATTAAAAGAATATTTAAGCAGCCGATATCAAGGCTGGAGTTCGTTCCTCAACAATGTTATTTTTCCCATTTTCGGTGAAGATGACTTTGAGGATGGTTTTGAAACAGAGCTTTTGGAGAGTCAGCCCGAACGAAGACAACTGGCAGAAGCGACGGGAATACGCAGCATCAAGCAAGTTGGAATGATGTATGTTGGCGTTGAACCTTTACAGATTTTCGATGTGACAGTCAGCGACCGGGTTATGATGGAGCATAACCGTGTGAACATCCAGCGGCTCATCCGTGCTGTCATGGATCAATTCTCTTGTGCCTTCATGCTGTTCCATTACGAGGATGATACTCGTTGGGATTGGCGTTTCACCTATTGCCGAAAGAGTGGCAACAAAGAAGAATCCACCGACAGCAAACGCTATACGTTCCTGCTGGGGCCTGGTCAGTCATGCCGCACGGCAACTGACAACTTCATAGCTCTATACGACAAAAGGAATTCTCTTGAAATTAAAGACATCGAAAATGCATTCAACGTTGAAGCTCTTTCTAAAGAGTTCTTTGGGAAGTACAAGGCTCAATACGAAGCTTTTGTCAATTACATGGTTGACCCTACAAACGGAATGCGTCAACACTTCATTGATACAGGCTTTGACCATACGGGTATGGCTGCTGACAAAATTCGTGACCGTGAGGAAAAACCCATTCGTGACTATGTGAAGAAACTTCTTGGACGCATTGTGTTCCTGCACTTCCTCCAAAAGAAAGGCTGGCTTGGCGTTCCTGCAAGCAAGGAATGGGGCGAAGGCGATCGTGATTTCATGCTGAATATTTTCAAGAATGCAAATGAACGTCAAAAGGAAAACTTTCTTGATGACATATTAGAAGACTTGTTTACAGAAGGTTTAGACCGTAACCGTTCAGATCAGGGCGACCTTTACGACACAAAAGTAGAAGGCTTCCGCAACTGTCGTATTCCATATTTGAACGGCGGTCTGTTTGAACGTGACATTCTTGACAAGAAGCCCAGTCATTTTCCTGCCAGCTATTTTAATGGCCTGCTGACAATGCTCTCGCAGTACAACTTTACCATCGATGAAAATGACCCAAACGATGCAGAAGTGGGCGTTGACCCAGAAATGCTTGGACGCATCTTTGAAAACCTGCTGGAGGACAACAAGGATAAGGGTGCATTCTATACGCCGAAAGAGATTGTGCAGTACATGTGCCGAGAAAGCTTGATAGCATATCTGCAAACAGACATGAGGGAAGAAGACAAGGAGTGTATACGTCAGTTTGTGACAACTCACGATGCATCCCAGCTGGGCGAATTAAAGGAATACATTGATCAGAAACTGTACGATGTGAAGATATGCGACCCTGCAATTGGCTCTGGTGCTTTTCCAATGGGATTGCTGCGCGAACTGTTCTTCTGCCGTTCTGCTATTGAGCCAAACATTGTAGAGAATGCAGCTAACATTAAACGTCACATTATCCAAAACAACATTTATGGTGTTGACATTGAACGTGGAGCAGTGGATATAGCCCGACTTCGTTTCTGGCTCTCACTGATTGTTGACGAAAAGTCACCAGAGGCTCTGCCTAACCTTGATTTCAAGATTATGCAGGGAAATTCCCTTCTGGAGCAATATAAGGGTGTTGACCTTTCAACGATGACAGAAAAGAAAATAGGAGCTGGTGAAAGTCTAACTTTCTTTGATAGCATGTTAGATGTTTATCGCAAAAATCTACGCGACAAACTTACTGAATATTACGCTTGCCCTGAACATGACAAGAAAATGCAGCTGAGAAAGGACATTGCAGATATTGTAAAGCAGGAACTCGTTGAACAAGGTATTCATATTGATTTTGAAGATATGGACTTGTCTGCAAACAGTCAGTTCTTCCTCTGGCATACCTGGTTCCATGATGTTTTCTCACGACCCTCAAAAGAGGGCTTCGATATTGTCATTGGCAATCCACCGTATGGTGCTAAAATTTCATCTATAGACAAAGCATGCTTCAAACATATATTTACATCTGCTCAAACTATACCTAATATACAAAAAGGATCTTTAGATACTTTTTCGCTTTTCATTGATTTAGGTTACCAAATATTACACACTAAAGGAAATGCAATCTTTATTGTTCCACTAAGTGTTACTGCTTCCGATGCAATGTCAGGACTTCATAGACTACTAATAAATCACTGTGACGAAATCTATGTCAGTTCATATGGAGACAGACCACGCCGTATATTTGAAAGTGCAGAACAACAAGTATCCATTATTAGTTTTAAAAAATCCAGCAACAAGGCCACAAGAATTATGACTACGCATATCAACAAACGCTATTCTGATGAATCTCTGTGGTTACTCTTAGATGACCTAAAGTTTGTAAATGCCCTTCATCATATTCGCAATGGGAGAATTCCAAAGATAGGCAATGAAATAGAATTAGGAATATTATGCAAATTAGAGCGTTGTGTCACAACAATAAAAGATGTGTATAAACGAGAAGGTTTACCTATTTATTACCGGAAGGCAGGTGGTAGGTACTATAAAATAATAACTAAGATTCCTACTCATTCTTCTGCAGAAGGGGAATTGAAAGTCAGAGAAAAATATCAAAGTCTTGTAGGAGCAGCCTTGTCAAGTAACCTTTTCTATTGGTTTTGGCTGATACACTCAGATTGGCATAACTTACGATCATCCGAATTAGAAATGTTTCCTATCCCATTCGAATCATTTTCAGATGAAGAACTTGATAAAATAAATACTTTATATGATACTTATCTTAATGATTTATATTCAAAGAGCCAGACAACTAAAACGGGACTGAAATGTTTTTTTGCAAGACAATCTAAAATGCATATTGATGCAATTGATAAATTTATTGGAGAAAAATATGGTTTATCTGAGATTGAAATAAAATTTTTAATCAATTATGACTATCAATATCGAAATGCTGAATAA
- a CDS encoding master DNA invertase Mpi family serine-type recombinase, giving the protein MIYGYIRVSSDKQTVENQRFEISNFCNNNELTIGDWIEETISGTKNYTKRQLGRLLRKVRKDDIIICSELSRLGRNLFMIMEILNICMTKECKVWTIKDNYRLGEDIQSKVLAFAFGLSAEIERNLISQRTKEALARKKAEGAMLGHCRGFRCRLNPKCANKHDYIVKELAKGTEKTVISKRLKVSKTTLYRYLVYTGLHLPINCQQEGWEEYGIYH; this is encoded by the coding sequence ATGATTTACGGATACATTAGAGTAAGCAGTGACAAACAAACTGTAGAAAACCAACGTTTTGAGATAAGTAATTTCTGTAATAATAATGAGTTGACAATTGGCGATTGGATTGAAGAAACTATTAGTGGAACGAAAAATTACACAAAACGACAGCTTGGACGTTTACTGCGTAAAGTACGCAAAGATGATATTATCATCTGTAGTGAGCTTTCACGTCTTGGACGCAATCTTTTTATGATTATGGAAATCTTGAATATCTGTATGACAAAAGAATGTAAGGTATGGACAATTAAAGATAACTATAGACTTGGGGAAGATATACAAAGTAAAGTCCTTGCCTTTGCTTTCGGATTGTCAGCTGAGATTGAACGCAATCTTATCAGTCAACGTACAAAAGAGGCGTTAGCGAGAAAAAAAGCAGAAGGGGCAATGCTCGGACATTGTCGTGGCTTTCGTTGTAGACTTAATCCCAAATGTGCCAACAAGCACGATTATATTGTAAAAGAATTGGCTAAAGGAACAGAAAAAACAGTTATATCTAAAAGATTGAAAGTATCAAAAACTACATTATATCGTTATCTCGTTTATACGGGGCTTCATTTGCCTATAAACTGTCAACAAGAAGGATGGGAAGAGTATGGTATCTATCATTGA
- a CDS encoding Eco57I restriction-modification methylase domain-containing protein, with the protein MGNPPYGAKYDNQTKRYYKNTYVTANSIRGLQKGALDTYTLFIELGYNLLRKNGSFAYIVPISLTSSDSLTGVHRLLMGNCDTIYISSYAVRPKPVFENAVVNTSILLFKKTETPCQYIFSTKMHRRGNEFELQRLIDNLQFVDVKGQTLYGRIPKIGSEIEKTILNKLFNYTKLGSLIKTSGSPIIYRFAGGRYFKVVTNYSTGSSAERTIYFANSKIADAVGCILSSSLSFWFYQIFSDNLNWKTYEIENFTVPQLSAEDIDYLDKLYSRYLSDIEAKANIRITSGESTYNVDSFKEYKIVRSKAIIDEIDDYICPLYGLTQEETDFIKNYELEFRLAGE; encoded by the coding sequence ATTGGCAATCCACCGTACGGAGCGAAATACGACAACCAAACAAAGAGGTATTATAAGAATACCTATGTGACGGCAAATAGCATCCGAGGATTACAGAAGGGGGCTCTTGATACATATACACTATTCATAGAATTGGGATACAATCTGCTTAGGAAGAATGGGAGTTTTGCCTATATCGTTCCAATATCCTTGACATCAAGTGATTCCCTAACAGGCGTACACCGTCTTTTGATGGGAAACTGTGATACCATATACATATCATCCTATGCAGTACGTCCTAAGCCTGTTTTTGAGAACGCTGTAGTAAACACTTCGATACTTCTTTTTAAGAAGACTGAAACGCCATGTCAGTATATTTTCTCAACCAAGATGCACAGAAGAGGGAATGAGTTTGAATTACAAAGGCTCATTGATAATTTGCAATTTGTTGATGTGAAAGGGCAAACACTTTATGGTCGTATTCCAAAGATAGGTTCTGAAATAGAGAAAACCATCTTAAACAAACTCTTCAACTATACAAAGTTAGGATCTCTTATCAAGACTTCAGGGAGTCCAATCATATATAGGTTTGCAGGAGGGCGATATTTCAAAGTCGTAACAAATTATAGTACCGGTTCATCAGCAGAGAGAACTATCTATTTCGCTAATTCCAAAATCGCAGATGCTGTTGGCTGCATACTCAGTAGCAGTTTGTCATTTTGGTTCTATCAGATTTTTTCTGATAATTTAAATTGGAAGACATACGAGATAGAGAATTTCACAGTTCCACAGCTCTCAGCTGAGGATATTGACTATCTTGACAAGTTGTATTCTCGTTATCTTTCTGACATAGAGGCAAAAGCTAATATCAGAATAACTTCTGGAGAGTCCACCTATAATGTTGATTCATTCAAGGAATACAAAATTGTACGCTCCAAAGCCATCATTGATGAGATAGATGACTACATCTGTCCGCTATACGGATTGACGCAGGAGGAAACCGATTTTATCAAAAATTACGAATTAGAATTTAGGTTGGCTGGAGAATGA
- a CDS encoding Eco57I restriction-modification methylase domain-containing protein — protein sequence MVSIIDFYVLQKRPSNGGGFDIAIGNPPYISAPTQIASPELNEQRQRIVASKKYKSLNEKWDLYVPFMELGMQLLCPNGVFSMIVPYPLTNQKYGKKLRKMIVEEYRLLEIADLNGTKIFENATVSNCIPFIQNSQPEGELRITQIFEDKTIREVLSKSPKALKLDKKNYVWNLTEEERTGNRFANMNVLGDFCYISVGMVVNANEKDAQGAFKKEDLISDTYDAIHCRKYIEAKDIDKFQVKRVRYLEWNTERCPEKLRRPTFRELYDRPKLIMNCLGTINVTIDAEEHFLHNHSIYCAILWKDLKDVSNKSISSSVKKFSKHNREAMESLSEKVDLYYLLGILNSSMADQLLTDQRGGDYHIYPEHIRNLPIPVPQREIQNAIGEIAKQILLIRETNTDYSELEEQLNNLVEALYQ from the coding sequence ATGGTATCTATCATTGATTTCTATGTACTACAGAAGCGACCCTCAAATGGGGGCGGATTCGACATAGCCATTGGTAACCCACCATACATCAGTGCGCCAACACAGATAGCATCACCAGAATTGAACGAACAGCGGCAGCGTATAGTGGCAAGCAAGAAGTATAAATCGCTTAATGAGAAGTGGGATTTGTATGTTCCTTTCATGGAACTTGGTATGCAGTTACTATGCCCCAATGGAGTATTTTCTATGATAGTCCCATATCCTTTGACAAATCAAAAGTATGGAAAGAAACTCCGTAAGATGATTGTAGAAGAGTATCGTTTGTTGGAAATAGCCGACCTAAATGGAACAAAGATTTTTGAGAATGCCACAGTGAGTAACTGTATTCCATTTATTCAGAACAGTCAACCAGAGGGTGAACTTCGCATCACACAAATCTTTGAGGACAAGACCATCCGTGAAGTGTTAAGCAAATCTCCAAAGGCATTAAAACTGGACAAGAAGAATTATGTTTGGAACTTGACAGAAGAGGAAAGAACAGGAAACCGTTTTGCTAATATGAATGTATTGGGTGACTTCTGCTATATAAGCGTAGGAATGGTTGTTAATGCCAATGAGAAGGATGCCCAAGGAGCATTCAAAAAAGAAGATTTGATAAGTGACACATACGATGCTATCCATTGTAGAAAGTATATTGAAGCAAAGGATATAGACAAATTTCAAGTCAAACGTGTACGCTATCTTGAATGGAACACGGAACGCTGCCCAGAGAAACTACGCCGTCCAACTTTTCGCGAGTTGTATGACCGTCCAAAACTTATCATGAATTGTTTAGGAACTATCAACGTGACAATAGATGCAGAAGAACACTTTCTGCATAATCACTCTATCTACTGTGCTATTCTTTGGAAAGATTTGAAAGATGTTAGCAATAAAAGCATATCTTCTAGTGTAAAGAAATTCAGTAAACATAACCGTGAAGCTATGGAATCTCTGTCTGAGAAGGTCGACCTGTATTATTTGCTTGGCATCCTTAATTCTTCTATGGCAGACCAGCTGTTGACAGACCAACGAGGCGGTGACTATCACATATATCCAGAACATATTCGTAATCTTCCAATACCTGTTCCGCAAAGAGAAATACAAAACGCTATTGGCGAAATTGCAAAACAGATTCTTCTTATTCGAGAAACAAATACCGATTACTCTGAATTGGAAGAACAGCTCAATAATCTTGTGGAAGCATTGTATCAATGA